One genomic window of Sporosarcina ureae includes the following:
- a CDS encoding acyl-CoA dehydrogenase → MNFDLTDEQQMVRKLVREFADAEVAPGADERDRTGEFPKEIFEKFSELGLMGLPFPEEYGGGGADTTSFAIVTEELSRVCASTGITYSAHISLGGAPLHLFGTPEQKEKYLTPICTGDSFGAFGLTEPNAGSDAGGTETTAVLEGDEWVINGSKCFITNASYAKHLAVTAITDRSKGTNGISAFIVPTDAPGFTVIANYEKMGLHSSNTTELILENVRVPKENLLGEIGNGYKQFLATLDGGRIGIGAMAVGIAQGAYERSLNYAQERKQFGRSISNFQAIQFKLADMAMNIELARNMVYKAAWLKDQGRSFKKEAAFAKLFASEMCMRVCDQAVQVHGGYGYIKEYQVERFFRDAKLLEIGEGTSEVQRMVIAKQIGC, encoded by the coding sequence ATGAATTTTGATTTGACGGATGAACAACAAATGGTGCGCAAGCTCGTTCGCGAGTTTGCGGATGCGGAAGTGGCGCCGGGTGCGGATGAACGCGATCGTACAGGAGAATTTCCAAAAGAGATTTTTGAAAAGTTTTCGGAGCTCGGCTTGATGGGGTTGCCTTTCCCAGAAGAGTACGGCGGTGGCGGAGCGGATACGACAAGTTTTGCTATTGTCACGGAAGAATTGAGCCGTGTCTGCGCATCGACAGGAATTACGTATTCTGCGCATATTTCACTTGGCGGAGCGCCACTTCATTTATTCGGCACACCGGAGCAGAAGGAGAAGTATTTGACACCGATTTGTACGGGTGATTCGTTCGGAGCGTTTGGATTGACGGAGCCCAATGCAGGATCTGATGCGGGTGGTACAGAAACGACAGCTGTTCTTGAAGGTGATGAGTGGGTCATTAACGGTTCGAAATGTTTCATTACGAATGCGAGCTATGCGAAACATCTTGCTGTGACGGCGATTACAGACCGCTCAAAAGGAACGAACGGCATCAGTGCATTTATCGTGCCGACTGATGCACCAGGGTTTACGGTCATTGCAAACTATGAAAAAATGGGACTTCATTCCTCAAACACGACGGAATTGATTTTGGAAAACGTCCGTGTGCCAAAAGAAAATCTGCTTGGCGAAATTGGAAACGGTTACAAACAATTTTTGGCGACGCTTGACGGAGGACGGATCGGCATCGGTGCGATGGCTGTCGGCATAGCGCAGGGAGCGTACGAGAGGTCACTGAATTACGCGCAGGAGCGCAAGCAGTTCGGTAGGAGCATTTCAAACTTCCAGGCGATTCAGTTCAAACTCGCGGATATGGCGATGAATATCGAACTAGCACGTAATATGGTATATAAAGCAGCATGGCTGAAAGATCAAGGCCGCTCATTCAAAAAAGAAGCGGCGTTTGCAAAATTATTCGCTTCTGAAATGTGCATGCGCGTTTGTGATCAAGCAGTGCAGGTTCACGGCGGCTACGGCTATATTAAAGAATACCAAGTTGAGCGTTTCTTCCGCGATGCCAAACTTTTAGAAATCGGTGAAGGCACGTCCGAAGTCCAGCGCATGGTCATTGCGAAACAGATCGGCTGCTGA
- a CDS encoding helix-turn-helix domain-containing protein, with protein MQDTLTHRQLKSLVHVSTVINSSLDIETIFDLIIGEAISAVDAAGGGSIWVFDQQKQRLVAKSAHGLFYPQIFKSIELSSSESMTGMTFQAEKGLVFKNEEEIKQALDTLTPCNRTLLDESISNNFHFTSVISSPILLKGICIGVITLDSFDKSLHFKKEDMQLLEAIAQQAAIALEKSNIYHKEKKTVQLLSRSIETQRNIANLVVNGEGIQSIIDYIYKTIGEHIFLFDEIGELTASACRVPVSEELKCELLSFAKQNDQSLNSPYSVSEITLGIENYQFIALPLQSKMKPLGTLIIVSKDPIGEAEINALEHICTVITLELVKEQAVYETQQHLQNEFMTKILSGQAIDETLMKQAKNLQFDLNRNYIAVIVSVENKDKLLREAISENVINNLLHMTNNSFLTKNSQGTALIDPNKLAALLSYPAKLQTENPAGSIKQLALYLQQEIEKTYSELDITIGIGRMKPNLATAHESFKEAEKCITFIKNYHFEEHALSYTDLGIQRFILQNSEEELLDYVHEVIGPLIQYERARKGDLLQTLLTYLRQNQNIKRTAVALHVHTNTLNYRLKRIEEILSTDLTDGQQLFNIQLAGTIYHYIKR; from the coding sequence ATGCAAGACACGTTAACTCACCGACAGCTCAAATCCCTTGTTCATGTTTCTACTGTGATTAACTCTTCATTAGATATCGAAACGATTTTTGATTTAATTATAGGTGAAGCAATTTCCGCAGTAGACGCAGCAGGAGGCGGTTCGATTTGGGTTTTCGACCAACAAAAACAGCGCCTGGTGGCCAAATCAGCGCATGGTTTGTTTTATCCACAAATCTTTAAATCGATTGAATTAAGCAGCAGCGAATCGATGACGGGCATGACGTTTCAAGCGGAAAAGGGGCTAGTGTTTAAAAACGAAGAAGAAATCAAACAGGCGCTCGATACACTCACTCCTTGCAACCGGACACTGCTCGACGAATCTATTTCCAATAATTTTCATTTCACTTCAGTCATTTCATCACCAATTTTATTGAAAGGAATTTGCATCGGTGTCATTACGCTTGATTCATTCGATAAATCGCTTCATTTCAAAAAAGAGGATATGCAGCTGTTAGAAGCGATTGCCCAGCAAGCCGCCATCGCGCTCGAAAAATCGAATATTTATCATAAAGAGAAAAAGACCGTCCAGCTGCTGTCCCGCTCGATCGAAACGCAGCGCAACATCGCCAATCTCGTCGTCAACGGAGAAGGTATCCAGTCCATTATCGATTATATTTATAAAACGATCGGCGAGCATATTTTCTTATTCGATGAAATAGGCGAACTGACCGCTTCTGCCTGCCGTGTACCTGTTTCAGAAGAGCTGAAGTGCGAACTGCTAAGCTTTGCGAAACAGAACGACCAGTCACTCAACAGCCCGTACAGTGTCTCCGAAATCACGCTAGGTATCGAAAACTATCAATTCATCGCGCTGCCGTTGCAATCGAAAATGAAGCCGCTCGGTACGCTCATTATCGTCTCAAAAGACCCAATCGGAGAAGCCGAAATCAACGCGCTCGAACATATCTGCACGGTCATCACGCTCGAGCTCGTCAAAGAACAAGCTGTCTACGAAACACAGCAACATCTACAGAATGAATTCATGACAAAAATTTTATCCGGCCAGGCAATCGATGAAACATTAATGAAACAAGCAAAAAATCTACAATTCGACTTGAACCGCAATTACATTGCCGTCATTGTCAGTGTCGAAAACAAAGACAAATTGCTGCGCGAAGCTATCAGCGAAAACGTCATTAACAATCTACTCCATATGACAAATAATAGCTTCCTGACAAAGAACTCGCAAGGCACCGCGCTCATCGATCCAAACAAGCTCGCGGCCTTACTTTCCTATCCTGCCAAGCTACAAACAGAAAATCCAGCTGGCAGCATAAAACAACTCGCCCTGTACTTGCAACAGGAAATCGAAAAAACATACAGCGAACTCGACATCACTATCGGCATCGGCAGAATGAAACCAAACCTTGCCACTGCCCACGAATCATTCAAAGAAGCTGAAAAATGCATCACATTCATAAAAAACTACCATTTCGAAGAGCACGCCCTGTCCTACACAGACCTTGGTATCCAACGCTTCATCTTACAGAATTCAGAAGAAGAACTACTCGATTACGTCCACGAAGTCATCGGCCCGCTCATTCAATACGAACGAGCCCGGAAAGGGGATTTGCTGCAAACACTACTTACCTATTTGCGTCAAAACCAAAACATCAAACGAACTGCCGTCGCCCTACACGTCCACACGAACACGCTGAATTATCGACTGAAACGTATTGAAGAAATACTTTCAACGGACCTGACAGATGGCCAGCAATTATTTAACATTCAGCTAGCAGGGACTATTTACCATTATATAAAACGGTGA
- a CDS encoding SDR family NAD(P)-dependent oxidoreductase: MANFDDQVAVITGAGSGIGKEIARKLGLEGAHVYLLDSDEFALNESCDEFKALHISYEKFIVETTNEFDLAKVFNVIKESYGKVDILVNNDETISYELLYKMNIDDWKHLTNVHLKGVFLCSKYAQELMVDNSYGRIINLSLASAMENDGQANYTITKAGIQWFTKKFALELGQYNITVNTVILGFIETEMTKSIAEKSGVNYEQLKEEKRSQIPVKRVGLPKDAAHAVCFFASKQASFISGQVLYVAGGPKM; this comes from the coding sequence TTGGCTAATTTCGATGATCAAGTTGCGGTTATTACTGGAGCAGGAAGCGGTATAGGCAAGGAAATAGCGAGAAAATTAGGCCTTGAAGGAGCACACGTATACCTTTTGGATTCGGATGAATTCGCTTTAAACGAATCCTGCGACGAATTTAAAGCGTTACATATTTCTTACGAGAAGTTTATTGTCGAGACTACAAATGAATTTGATTTGGCTAAAGTGTTTAATGTAATAAAAGAAAGCTATGGAAAAGTAGATATTTTAGTGAATAACGATGAAACGATCTCTTATGAACTACTTTATAAAATGAACATAGACGATTGGAAGCACCTAACGAATGTTCATTTAAAAGGAGTGTTTCTTTGTAGTAAATATGCCCAGGAGCTTATGGTTGATAATTCATATGGTCGTATCATTAATCTATCTTTGGCATCTGCTATGGAAAATGATGGACAGGCAAATTATACTATAACAAAGGCCGGAATCCAGTGGTTTACGAAAAAATTTGCATTGGAACTTGGTCAATATAATATAACTGTGAATACAGTTATTCTAGGGTTTATAGAGACGGAGATGACGAAGTCAATTGCGGAAAAAAGTGGAGTCAACTATGAACAACTGAAGGAAGAAAAAAGAAGCCAAATACCAGTGAAGCGTGTCGGATTACCAAAGGATGCAGCGCATGCAGTCTGTTTCTTTGCGAGTAAACAGGCCTCATTTATTTCAGGGCAAGTTCTTTATGTTGCAGGTGGCCCAAAAATGTAA
- a CDS encoding acyl-CoA dehydrogenase family protein yields MTKTNSAAKSKNRSYFSEQHIMFRDSLRRFLEKEAVPYFDQWEKDRLVPQTFWRKMGEQGFLCPWVDEKYGGMGADFIFSVILSEELRRIGSGLGGIVVHSSIVAPYIKNFGTEKQKKKYFPGLMSGDTISAIAMTEPGAGSDLASISTTAIKDGDSYIINGQKTFISNGILSDLIVVVCKTDPKAIPGHKGISLFLVESNMPGFSRGRKLDKVGLHSQDTSELVFEDVRVPASNLLGEEGKGFYHLMEELQQERIIAALNSQVLAEQMLSVTLEYVKEREAFGQTISKFQNTQFKLAEMATQVQLGRTFIDDLIVKHLEGQNVYSQVSMAKWWISDNARKMAPECMQLHGGYGYMEEYEIARLYRDVAVAPIYAGSNEIMKVIIAKELGL; encoded by the coding sequence ATGACAAAAACTAATTCGGCAGCCAAAAGTAAAAATCGATCTTATTTTTCTGAGCAACATATTATGTTTCGAGATTCACTTCGAAGGTTTTTAGAAAAAGAAGCTGTACCTTATTTTGATCAATGGGAAAAAGATCGTCTTGTCCCACAAACATTTTGGAGAAAGATGGGTGAACAAGGTTTTCTCTGTCCATGGGTAGATGAAAAATATGGAGGTATGGGTGCCGACTTTATTTTTTCGGTAATTTTAAGCGAAGAATTAAGGCGCATTGGATCGGGATTAGGAGGAATTGTCGTTCACAGTAGCATTGTAGCTCCTTATATCAAAAATTTTGGAACAGAGAAGCAAAAGAAAAAGTATTTTCCAGGTTTAATGAGTGGGGATACGATTAGTGCGATAGCTATGACTGAACCGGGCGCAGGATCTGATTTGGCATCGATCAGTACAACGGCGATTAAAGATGGAGACAGCTATATTATAAACGGTCAAAAAACATTTATTTCAAACGGTATTCTATCGGATTTGATTGTTGTTGTTTGTAAAACAGATCCAAAGGCGATTCCTGGGCATAAAGGGATTAGTTTGTTTTTAGTAGAAAGCAATATGCCTGGATTTTCTCGTGGTAGGAAACTAGATAAGGTTGGGCTTCATAGTCAAGATACGTCAGAGCTAGTTTTTGAAGATGTAAGGGTACCAGCTTCGAATCTACTTGGTGAGGAAGGGAAAGGATTCTACCACTTAATGGAGGAATTGCAACAAGAAAGAATTATTGCTGCATTAAATTCTCAAGTTTTAGCGGAACAGATGCTAAGTGTAACGCTTGAATATGTAAAAGAGCGAGAGGCGTTTGGACAGACTATTAGTAAATTCCAAAACACTCAATTTAAATTAGCGGAAATGGCGACGCAAGTTCAACTTGGTCGAACATTTATTGATGATTTAATAGTAAAGCATTTAGAAGGACAAAATGTTTATTCTCAAGTGTCTATGGCTAAATGGTGGATTTCAGATAATGCAAGAAAAATGGCACCGGAATGTATGCAACTTCACGGTGGATACGGATATATGGAGGAGTATGAAATTGCCCGTCTTTATCGTGATGTTGCAGTAGCTCCGATTTATGCAGGATCCAATGAAATAATGAAAGTTATTATTGCGAAAGAACTAGGTTTATAA